In a genomic window of Cygnus atratus isolate AKBS03 ecotype Queensland, Australia chromosome 23, CAtr_DNAZoo_HiC_assembly, whole genome shotgun sequence:
- the PIGV gene encoding GPI mannosyltransferase 2 isoform X2 translates to MELVNRQDPYLREVVRSAVCCRALTLLLQASLILNRRCCSVCCSLLRGFSPWYHLVRHELAASAGLGNRLPMWRSRRPAASREAVFNLLIPDHAADAFSPPRLPEPGAWDVLAERLLGGLARWDAEHFLFIAERGYLYEHNCAFFPLYPLSLRAVAEGALWPLQPLLRLRSRLLLSAVLLNSLFSVLAAAALYELGCGVLRCRRAAFLAALLFCISPANVFMAAAYSESMFACLAFSAMWRLEKGQRRLSALLFSLASGVRANGLVNAGFFLYSCTKRFALGFQVGSGPGRKLSPLWRQLLSVASSAVVTCAGICLPFVLFQYYAYVRFCGPGTGLELDVPKPLRQLALDKGYHLAATSGVKPMWCSQRFPVVYSYIQDVYWNVGFLRYFELRQVPNFLLALPVTFLGFWAAGTYVVANPRHCLTLGLERRKDEQEGKPRAGFCCPAVFVYVVHATALLLFGFFCMHVQVLTRFLGSSSPVLYWFSAHLLQEHERWLGTEGAAGQTAVPPPTGSGLGASPGSCGTGAAANPLLRLLRSYPLVTPRSKCVLGYFLAYWLLGLALHCNFLPWT, encoded by the exons ATGGAGCTGGTGAACAGACAGGATCCCTACCTCCGAGAGGTCGTGCGGTCTGCAgtgtgctgcagagccctgaCGCTTCTGCTGCAGGCAAGTCTGATCCTGAACCGAAGGTGCTGCAGTGTCTGTTGTTCGCTGCTCAGAGGCTTCTCTCCTTGGTACCACCTGGTGCGCCACGAGCTGGCTGCTTCTGCGGGGCTGGGAAATCGCCTTCCCATGTGGAGAAGCAGGAGGCCAGCTGCATCCAGGGAG GCCGTGTTCAACCTCCTGATCCCGGACCACGCTGCGGATGCCTTCTCCCCGCCTCGACTGCCCGAGCCCGGCGCGTGGGACGTGCTGGCGGAGCGGCTGCTGGGAGGCCTGGCGCGCTGGGACGCCGAGCACTTCCTCTTCATCGCCGAGCGGGGCTACCTGTACGAGCACAACTGCGCCTTCTTCCCTCTCTACCCCCTCAGCCTGCGTGCCGTGGCCGAGGGGGCTCTGTGGCCCCTGCAGCCGCTGCTGCGTTTGCGGAGCCGCCTGCTGCTCTCGGCCGTCCTTCTCAACTCGCTCTTCTCCGTGCTGGCAGCCGCTGCCCTGTACGAGCTGGGCTGTGGCGTGCTGCGGTGCCGCAGGGCAGCCTTCCTCGCCGCCCTTCTCTTTTGTATCAGCCCTGCCAACGTGTTCATGGCAGCTGCTTACTCGGAGAGCATGTTCGCCTGCCTGGCGTTCAGCGCCATGTGGCGACTGGAGAAGGGGCAGAGGCGGCTCAGCgctctgctcttctccctcGCTTCTGGCGTGCGCGCCAACGGGCTGGTCAATGCCGGCTTCTTCCTCTACTCCTGCACTAAACGCTTCGCCCTCGGGTTCCAGGTGGGCTCAGGACCGGGAAGGAAGCTCTCTCCTTTATGGAGGCAGCTCCTTAGCGTGGCATCTTCAGCGGTTGTGACGTGTGCCGGGATTTGcctgccttttgttttattccagtATTATGCCTACGTGAGGTTTTGTGGCCCTGGCACTGGCCTGGAGCTGGATGTCCCCAAGCCGCTGCGGCAGCTGGCTCTGGACAAAGGCTATCATCTGGCAGCCACGAGCGGGGTTAAACCCATGTGGTGCTCCCAGCGGTTCCCTGTGGTCTATTCCTATATTCAAGATGTTTACTGGAACGTAGGCTTTCTAAGGTATTTTGAGCTCAGACAGGTACCAAATTTCTTGCTCGCTTTGCCTGTCACGTTTCTGGGCTTCTGGGCTGCCGGGACCTACGTCGTTGCAAACCCTCGGCACTGCCTGACTCTTGGTctagagagaagaaaggatgaaCAAGAGGGTAAACCAAGAGCTGGATTTTGCTGCCCCGCTGTCTTTGTGTACGTGGTCCACGCCACGGCCCTGCTGCTCTTTGGATTCTTCTGCATGCACGTGCAG GTGCTGACCAGGTTCCTCGGCTCCTCCAGTCCCGTCCTCTACTGGTTCTCGGCCCACCTCCTGCAAGAACACGAGCGCTGGCTCGGGACTGAAGGCGCTGCCGGGCAAACCGCGGTTCCTCCCCCCACGGGGTCGGGGCTGGGTGCGTCGCCGGGCTCCTGTGGGACGGGGGCTGCGGCAAACCCCCTGCTCAGGCTGCTGCGGAGCTACCCCCTCGTGACCCCCCGCAGCAAGTGCGTCCTGGGCTATTTCCTGGCCTAttggctgctggggctggctctgcaCTGCAACTTCTTGCCTTGGACGTAG
- the PIGV gene encoding GPI mannosyltransferase 2 isoform X5 — MERTSAAGLKKFRFPKPEGELPWHQGATEAAFKLGMELVNRQDPYLREVVRSAVCCRALTLLLQVLTRFLGSSSPVLYWFSAHLLQEHERWLGTEGAAGQTAVPPPTGSGLGASPGSCGTGAAANPLLRLLRSYPLVTPRSKCVLGYFLAYWLLGLALHCNFLPWT, encoded by the exons ATGG aaaggacctcagcagcagggctgaagaAG TTCAGGTTTCCAAAACCAGAGGGAGAACTTCCTTGGCATCAGGGAGCTACTGAGGCAGCTTTCAAGCTTGGAATGGAGCTGGTGAACAGACAGGATCCCTACCTCCGAGAGGTCGTGCGGTCTGCAgtgtgctgcagagccctgaCGCTTCTGCTGCAG GTGCTGACCAGGTTCCTCGGCTCCTCCAGTCCCGTCCTCTACTGGTTCTCGGCCCACCTCCTGCAAGAACACGAGCGCTGGCTCGGGACTGAAGGCGCTGCCGGGCAAACCGCGGTTCCTCCCCCCACGGGGTCGGGGCTGGGTGCGTCGCCGGGCTCCTGTGGGACGGGGGCTGCGGCAAACCCCCTGCTCAGGCTGCTGCGGAGCTACCCCCTCGTGACCCCCCGCAGCAAGTGCGTCCTGGGCTATTTCCTGGCCTAttggctgctggggctggctctgcaCTGCAACTTCTTGCCTTGGACGTAG
- the PIGV gene encoding GPI mannosyltransferase 2 isoform X6, with amino-acid sequence MELVNRQDPYLREVVRSAVCCRALTLLLQVLTRFLGSSSPVLYWFSAHLLQEHERWLGTEGAAGQTAVPPPTGSGLGASPGSCGTGAAANPLLRLLRSYPLVTPRSKCVLGYFLAYWLLGLALHCNFLPWT; translated from the exons ATGGAGCTGGTGAACAGACAGGATCCCTACCTCCGAGAGGTCGTGCGGTCTGCAgtgtgctgcagagccctgaCGCTTCTGCTGCAG GTGCTGACCAGGTTCCTCGGCTCCTCCAGTCCCGTCCTCTACTGGTTCTCGGCCCACCTCCTGCAAGAACACGAGCGCTGGCTCGGGACTGAAGGCGCTGCCGGGCAAACCGCGGTTCCTCCCCCCACGGGGTCGGGGCTGGGTGCGTCGCCGGGCTCCTGTGGGACGGGGGCTGCGGCAAACCCCCTGCTCAGGCTGCTGCGGAGCTACCCCCTCGTGACCCCCCGCAGCAAGTGCGTCCTGGGCTATTTCCTGGCCTAttggctgctggggctggctctgcaCTGCAACTTCTTGCCTTGGACGTAG
- the PIGV gene encoding GPI mannosyltransferase 2 isoform X4 — protein sequence MELVNRQDPYLREVVRSAVCCRALTLLLQAVFNLLIPDHAADAFSPPRLPEPGAWDVLAERLLGGLARWDAEHFLFIAERGYLYEHNCAFFPLYPLSLRAVAEGALWPLQPLLRLRSRLLLSAVLLNSLFSVLAAAALYELGCGVLRCRRAAFLAALLFCISPANVFMAAAYSESMFACLAFSAMWRLEKGQRRLSALLFSLASGVRANGLVNAGFFLYSCTKRFALGFQVGSGPGRKLSPLWRQLLSVASSAVVTCAGICLPFVLFQYYAYVRFCGPGTGLELDVPKPLRQLALDKGYHLAATSGVKPMWCSQRFPVVYSYIQDVYWNVGFLRYFELRQVPNFLLALPVTFLGFWAAGTYVVANPRHCLTLGLERRKDEQEGKPRAGFCCPAVFVYVVHATALLLFGFFCMHVQVLTRFLGSSSPVLYWFSAHLLQEHERWLGTEGAAGQTAVPPPTGSGLGASPGSCGTGAAANPLLRLLRSYPLVTPRSKCVLGYFLAYWLLGLALHCNFLPWT from the exons ATGGAGCTGGTGAACAGACAGGATCCCTACCTCCGAGAGGTCGTGCGGTCTGCAgtgtgctgcagagccctgaCGCTTCTGCTGCAG GCCGTGTTCAACCTCCTGATCCCGGACCACGCTGCGGATGCCTTCTCCCCGCCTCGACTGCCCGAGCCCGGCGCGTGGGACGTGCTGGCGGAGCGGCTGCTGGGAGGCCTGGCGCGCTGGGACGCCGAGCACTTCCTCTTCATCGCCGAGCGGGGCTACCTGTACGAGCACAACTGCGCCTTCTTCCCTCTCTACCCCCTCAGCCTGCGTGCCGTGGCCGAGGGGGCTCTGTGGCCCCTGCAGCCGCTGCTGCGTTTGCGGAGCCGCCTGCTGCTCTCGGCCGTCCTTCTCAACTCGCTCTTCTCCGTGCTGGCAGCCGCTGCCCTGTACGAGCTGGGCTGTGGCGTGCTGCGGTGCCGCAGGGCAGCCTTCCTCGCCGCCCTTCTCTTTTGTATCAGCCCTGCCAACGTGTTCATGGCAGCTGCTTACTCGGAGAGCATGTTCGCCTGCCTGGCGTTCAGCGCCATGTGGCGACTGGAGAAGGGGCAGAGGCGGCTCAGCgctctgctcttctccctcGCTTCTGGCGTGCGCGCCAACGGGCTGGTCAATGCCGGCTTCTTCCTCTACTCCTGCACTAAACGCTTCGCCCTCGGGTTCCAGGTGGGCTCAGGACCGGGAAGGAAGCTCTCTCCTTTATGGAGGCAGCTCCTTAGCGTGGCATCTTCAGCGGTTGTGACGTGTGCCGGGATTTGcctgccttttgttttattccagtATTATGCCTACGTGAGGTTTTGTGGCCCTGGCACTGGCCTGGAGCTGGATGTCCCCAAGCCGCTGCGGCAGCTGGCTCTGGACAAAGGCTATCATCTGGCAGCCACGAGCGGGGTTAAACCCATGTGGTGCTCCCAGCGGTTCCCTGTGGTCTATTCCTATATTCAAGATGTTTACTGGAACGTAGGCTTTCTAAGGTATTTTGAGCTCAGACAGGTACCAAATTTCTTGCTCGCTTTGCCTGTCACGTTTCTGGGCTTCTGGGCTGCCGGGACCTACGTCGTTGCAAACCCTCGGCACTGCCTGACTCTTGGTctagagagaagaaaggatgaaCAAGAGGGTAAACCAAGAGCTGGATTTTGCTGCCCCGCTGTCTTTGTGTACGTGGTCCACGCCACGGCCCTGCTGCTCTTTGGATTCTTCTGCATGCACGTGCAG GTGCTGACCAGGTTCCTCGGCTCCTCCAGTCCCGTCCTCTACTGGTTCTCGGCCCACCTCCTGCAAGAACACGAGCGCTGGCTCGGGACTGAAGGCGCTGCCGGGCAAACCGCGGTTCCTCCCCCCACGGGGTCGGGGCTGGGTGCGTCGCCGGGCTCCTGTGGGACGGGGGCTGCGGCAAACCCCCTGCTCAGGCTGCTGCGGAGCTACCCCCTCGTGACCCCCCGCAGCAAGTGCGTCCTGGGCTATTTCCTGGCCTAttggctgctggggctggctctgcaCTGCAACTTCTTGCCTTGGACGTAG
- the PIGV gene encoding GPI mannosyltransferase 2 isoform X3 produces the protein MERTSAAGLKKFRFPKPEGELPWHQGATEAAFKLGMELVNRQDPYLREVVRSAVCCRALTLLLQAVFNLLIPDHAADAFSPPRLPEPGAWDVLAERLLGGLARWDAEHFLFIAERGYLYEHNCAFFPLYPLSLRAVAEGALWPLQPLLRLRSRLLLSAVLLNSLFSVLAAAALYELGCGVLRCRRAAFLAALLFCISPANVFMAAAYSESMFACLAFSAMWRLEKGQRRLSALLFSLASGVRANGLVNAGFFLYSCTKRFALGFQVGSGPGRKLSPLWRQLLSVASSAVVTCAGICLPFVLFQYYAYVRFCGPGTGLELDVPKPLRQLALDKGYHLAATSGVKPMWCSQRFPVVYSYIQDVYWNVGFLRYFELRQVPNFLLALPVTFLGFWAAGTYVVANPRHCLTLGLERRKDEQEGKPRAGFCCPAVFVYVVHATALLLFGFFCMHVQVLTRFLGSSSPVLYWFSAHLLQEHERWLGTEGAAGQTAVPPPTGSGLGASPGSCGTGAAANPLLRLLRSYPLVTPRSKCVLGYFLAYWLLGLALHCNFLPWT, from the exons ATGG aaaggacctcagcagcagggctgaagaAG TTCAGGTTTCCAAAACCAGAGGGAGAACTTCCTTGGCATCAGGGAGCTACTGAGGCAGCTTTCAAGCTTGGAATGGAGCTGGTGAACAGACAGGATCCCTACCTCCGAGAGGTCGTGCGGTCTGCAgtgtgctgcagagccctgaCGCTTCTGCTGCAG GCCGTGTTCAACCTCCTGATCCCGGACCACGCTGCGGATGCCTTCTCCCCGCCTCGACTGCCCGAGCCCGGCGCGTGGGACGTGCTGGCGGAGCGGCTGCTGGGAGGCCTGGCGCGCTGGGACGCCGAGCACTTCCTCTTCATCGCCGAGCGGGGCTACCTGTACGAGCACAACTGCGCCTTCTTCCCTCTCTACCCCCTCAGCCTGCGTGCCGTGGCCGAGGGGGCTCTGTGGCCCCTGCAGCCGCTGCTGCGTTTGCGGAGCCGCCTGCTGCTCTCGGCCGTCCTTCTCAACTCGCTCTTCTCCGTGCTGGCAGCCGCTGCCCTGTACGAGCTGGGCTGTGGCGTGCTGCGGTGCCGCAGGGCAGCCTTCCTCGCCGCCCTTCTCTTTTGTATCAGCCCTGCCAACGTGTTCATGGCAGCTGCTTACTCGGAGAGCATGTTCGCCTGCCTGGCGTTCAGCGCCATGTGGCGACTGGAGAAGGGGCAGAGGCGGCTCAGCgctctgctcttctccctcGCTTCTGGCGTGCGCGCCAACGGGCTGGTCAATGCCGGCTTCTTCCTCTACTCCTGCACTAAACGCTTCGCCCTCGGGTTCCAGGTGGGCTCAGGACCGGGAAGGAAGCTCTCTCCTTTATGGAGGCAGCTCCTTAGCGTGGCATCTTCAGCGGTTGTGACGTGTGCCGGGATTTGcctgccttttgttttattccagtATTATGCCTACGTGAGGTTTTGTGGCCCTGGCACTGGCCTGGAGCTGGATGTCCCCAAGCCGCTGCGGCAGCTGGCTCTGGACAAAGGCTATCATCTGGCAGCCACGAGCGGGGTTAAACCCATGTGGTGCTCCCAGCGGTTCCCTGTGGTCTATTCCTATATTCAAGATGTTTACTGGAACGTAGGCTTTCTAAGGTATTTTGAGCTCAGACAGGTACCAAATTTCTTGCTCGCTTTGCCTGTCACGTTTCTGGGCTTCTGGGCTGCCGGGACCTACGTCGTTGCAAACCCTCGGCACTGCCTGACTCTTGGTctagagagaagaaaggatgaaCAAGAGGGTAAACCAAGAGCTGGATTTTGCTGCCCCGCTGTCTTTGTGTACGTGGTCCACGCCACGGCCCTGCTGCTCTTTGGATTCTTCTGCATGCACGTGCAG GTGCTGACCAGGTTCCTCGGCTCCTCCAGTCCCGTCCTCTACTGGTTCTCGGCCCACCTCCTGCAAGAACACGAGCGCTGGCTCGGGACTGAAGGCGCTGCCGGGCAAACCGCGGTTCCTCCCCCCACGGGGTCGGGGCTGGGTGCGTCGCCGGGCTCCTGTGGGACGGGGGCTGCGGCAAACCCCCTGCTCAGGCTGCTGCGGAGCTACCCCCTCGTGACCCCCCGCAGCAAGTGCGTCCTGGGCTATTTCCTGGCCTAttggctgctggggctggctctgcaCTGCAACTTCTTGCCTTGGACGTAG
- the PIGV gene encoding GPI mannosyltransferase 2 isoform X1 translates to MERTSAAGLKKFRFPKPEGELPWHQGATEAAFKLGMELVNRQDPYLREVVRSAVCCRALTLLLQASLILNRRCCSVCCSLLRGFSPWYHLVRHELAASAGLGNRLPMWRSRRPAASREAVFNLLIPDHAADAFSPPRLPEPGAWDVLAERLLGGLARWDAEHFLFIAERGYLYEHNCAFFPLYPLSLRAVAEGALWPLQPLLRLRSRLLLSAVLLNSLFSVLAAAALYELGCGVLRCRRAAFLAALLFCISPANVFMAAAYSESMFACLAFSAMWRLEKGQRRLSALLFSLASGVRANGLVNAGFFLYSCTKRFALGFQVGSGPGRKLSPLWRQLLSVASSAVVTCAGICLPFVLFQYYAYVRFCGPGTGLELDVPKPLRQLALDKGYHLAATSGVKPMWCSQRFPVVYSYIQDVYWNVGFLRYFELRQVPNFLLALPVTFLGFWAAGTYVVANPRHCLTLGLERRKDEQEGKPRAGFCCPAVFVYVVHATALLLFGFFCMHVQVLTRFLGSSSPVLYWFSAHLLQEHERWLGTEGAAGQTAVPPPTGSGLGASPGSCGTGAAANPLLRLLRSYPLVTPRSKCVLGYFLAYWLLGLALHCNFLPWT, encoded by the exons ATGG aaaggacctcagcagcagggctgaagaAG TTCAGGTTTCCAAAACCAGAGGGAGAACTTCCTTGGCATCAGGGAGCTACTGAGGCAGCTTTCAAGCTTGGAATGGAGCTGGTGAACAGACAGGATCCCTACCTCCGAGAGGTCGTGCGGTCTGCAgtgtgctgcagagccctgaCGCTTCTGCTGCAGGCAAGTCTGATCCTGAACCGAAGGTGCTGCAGTGTCTGTTGTTCGCTGCTCAGAGGCTTCTCTCCTTGGTACCACCTGGTGCGCCACGAGCTGGCTGCTTCTGCGGGGCTGGGAAATCGCCTTCCCATGTGGAGAAGCAGGAGGCCAGCTGCATCCAGGGAG GCCGTGTTCAACCTCCTGATCCCGGACCACGCTGCGGATGCCTTCTCCCCGCCTCGACTGCCCGAGCCCGGCGCGTGGGACGTGCTGGCGGAGCGGCTGCTGGGAGGCCTGGCGCGCTGGGACGCCGAGCACTTCCTCTTCATCGCCGAGCGGGGCTACCTGTACGAGCACAACTGCGCCTTCTTCCCTCTCTACCCCCTCAGCCTGCGTGCCGTGGCCGAGGGGGCTCTGTGGCCCCTGCAGCCGCTGCTGCGTTTGCGGAGCCGCCTGCTGCTCTCGGCCGTCCTTCTCAACTCGCTCTTCTCCGTGCTGGCAGCCGCTGCCCTGTACGAGCTGGGCTGTGGCGTGCTGCGGTGCCGCAGGGCAGCCTTCCTCGCCGCCCTTCTCTTTTGTATCAGCCCTGCCAACGTGTTCATGGCAGCTGCTTACTCGGAGAGCATGTTCGCCTGCCTGGCGTTCAGCGCCATGTGGCGACTGGAGAAGGGGCAGAGGCGGCTCAGCgctctgctcttctccctcGCTTCTGGCGTGCGCGCCAACGGGCTGGTCAATGCCGGCTTCTTCCTCTACTCCTGCACTAAACGCTTCGCCCTCGGGTTCCAGGTGGGCTCAGGACCGGGAAGGAAGCTCTCTCCTTTATGGAGGCAGCTCCTTAGCGTGGCATCTTCAGCGGTTGTGACGTGTGCCGGGATTTGcctgccttttgttttattccagtATTATGCCTACGTGAGGTTTTGTGGCCCTGGCACTGGCCTGGAGCTGGATGTCCCCAAGCCGCTGCGGCAGCTGGCTCTGGACAAAGGCTATCATCTGGCAGCCACGAGCGGGGTTAAACCCATGTGGTGCTCCCAGCGGTTCCCTGTGGTCTATTCCTATATTCAAGATGTTTACTGGAACGTAGGCTTTCTAAGGTATTTTGAGCTCAGACAGGTACCAAATTTCTTGCTCGCTTTGCCTGTCACGTTTCTGGGCTTCTGGGCTGCCGGGACCTACGTCGTTGCAAACCCTCGGCACTGCCTGACTCTTGGTctagagagaagaaaggatgaaCAAGAGGGTAAACCAAGAGCTGGATTTTGCTGCCCCGCTGTCTTTGTGTACGTGGTCCACGCCACGGCCCTGCTGCTCTTTGGATTCTTCTGCATGCACGTGCAG GTGCTGACCAGGTTCCTCGGCTCCTCCAGTCCCGTCCTCTACTGGTTCTCGGCCCACCTCCTGCAAGAACACGAGCGCTGGCTCGGGACTGAAGGCGCTGCCGGGCAAACCGCGGTTCCTCCCCCCACGGGGTCGGGGCTGGGTGCGTCGCCGGGCTCCTGTGGGACGGGGGCTGCGGCAAACCCCCTGCTCAGGCTGCTGCGGAGCTACCCCCTCGTGACCCCCCGCAGCAAGTGCGTCCTGGGCTATTTCCTGGCCTAttggctgctggggctggctctgcaCTGCAACTTCTTGCCTTGGACGTAG